One region of Bradyrhizobium betae genomic DNA includes:
- a CDS encoding sugar kinase, translating into MAPRILCVGIPVRDLTFRVETVPERGSKANASHFAEICGGNALNAAIAIARLGGRVSFAGPMGDARETSSGFILERMAQEGIETTHIVRMADLATPVSAIMIEPSGERTLTIYRDPGLWNVKLPDAGELLADCQAVLVESRCAAFCTEVCVEARRRGIAVVVGVDRALALTDGLLTTASHLLFASAQLQETTGVADDGEALRHLSRLTPAFLAATRGPRGTIWLNETGELDETPAFPVEAIDTLGAGDVFHGAFTLHLSEGGDVREALRFAAAAAALKCTRHGGGLAAPQRLEIEEFLRGYRELTLNAPPRL; encoded by the coding sequence ATGGCACCGCGCATCCTCTGCGTCGGCATTCCCGTGCGCGATCTCACCTTTCGGGTCGAGACCGTGCCCGAACGCGGCAGCAAGGCCAACGCCAGCCATTTCGCCGAGATTTGCGGCGGCAACGCACTCAATGCGGCAATAGCGATCGCCCGGCTCGGCGGCCGCGTCTCTTTCGCCGGACCGATGGGCGACGCGCGGGAAACATCGAGCGGCTTCATTCTCGAACGGATGGCGCAGGAGGGCATCGAGACCACGCACATCGTGCGCATGGCGGATCTCGCGACGCCGGTCTCTGCGATCATGATCGAGCCCTCCGGAGAACGGACACTCACGATCTATCGCGATCCCGGCCTCTGGAACGTGAAGCTGCCCGATGCCGGCGAGTTGCTGGCCGATTGCCAGGCGGTTCTGGTCGAGAGCCGCTGCGCCGCGTTCTGTACCGAGGTCTGTGTCGAAGCACGCCGCCGCGGCATTGCCGTCGTCGTCGGCGTCGACCGCGCCTTGGCGCTGACCGATGGCCTGCTCACCACCGCTTCGCACCTGCTGTTCGCTAGCGCGCAGCTGCAGGAGACGACCGGCGTGGCCGACGACGGCGAGGCATTGCGCCATCTGTCGAGGCTGACGCCAGCCTTCCTGGCCGCCACGCGCGGTCCGCGCGGCACCATCTGGCTGAACGAAACCGGCGAGCTGGACGAGACCCCGGCCTTTCCGGTCGAAGCCATCGACACACTCGGCGCCGGCGACGTCTTCCACGGCGCGTTCACGCTGCACCTCTCCGAAGGTGGCGATGTCCGGGAAGCGCTGCGATTCGCCGCGGCGGCCGCAGCACTGAAATGCACCCGCCATGGCGGCGGGCTCGCCGCCCCGCAGCGTCTTGAAATTGAAGAGTTTTTACGCGGTTACCGAGAGCTAACCCTAAACGCGCCGCCAAGATTATAG
- a CDS encoding TIGR02281 family clan AA aspartic protease, producing the protein MRNIMIIAAIMIGLGTFMAQMADRISSASATSAPRAAVAVAATAPAGGRSLNIPRDGRGHFQTEGRIDGQRIGFMIDTGASVVALNETSAARFGLRPSRGEYNATVSTANGTIKAARTRIAMLEVGGLIVRDVDAMVLPDEALSENLLGLSFLSRLKRFEYANGQMVLEQ; encoded by the coding sequence ATGCGTAACATTATGATCATCGCGGCCATCATGATCGGCCTCGGCACGTTCATGGCGCAGATGGCGGACAGGATCAGTTCTGCCTCCGCGACGTCAGCACCGCGTGCAGCGGTCGCCGTTGCGGCCACGGCGCCGGCCGGAGGCCGCAGCCTCAATATCCCCCGCGACGGGCGCGGCCATTTTCAGACCGAAGGCCGTATCGACGGCCAGCGCATCGGCTTCATGATCGACACCGGCGCCTCCGTGGTGGCGCTGAACGAGACCTCCGCCGCCCGCTTCGGCCTGCGGCCTTCGCGCGGCGAGTACAACGCCACCGTCTCCACCGCCAACGGCACCATCAAGGCCGCCCGCACCCGTATCGCCATGCTGGAGGTCGGCGGTCTCATCGTGCGCGACGTCGACGCCATGGTGCTGCCCGACGAGGCGCTGTCCGAGAACCTGCTCGGCCTCTCCTTCCTGTCCCGCCTCAAGCGTTTTGAGTACGCCAACGGCCAGATGGTGCTGGAGCAGTAA
- a CDS encoding ATP-binding protein, producing the protein MLIDLVTDERARNAVVLGDRLALRRILANALAYGHAAHVRTALKDGAVVVSIDDEGPGIPDDQRQAVLEPFLRLEKSRNRATGGAGLGLAVVRSLIEAHGGTIGIAPASAGGTRVNVALPVFQPA; encoded by the coding sequence GTGTTGATCGATCTGGTCACGGATGAGCGCGCGCGGAACGCGGTCGTGCTCGGCGACCGGCTGGCGCTGCGGCGCATCCTCGCCAACGCGCTCGCCTATGGCCATGCCGCGCATGTCAGGACGGCGTTGAAGGACGGCGCGGTCGTCGTGTCGATCGACGACGAAGGGCCGGGCATTCCCGACGATCAGCGCCAGGCCGTGCTGGAGCCGTTCCTTCGGCTGGAGAAGTCCCGCAACCGTGCAACCGGCGGCGCAGGCCTCGGCCTCGCCGTGGTGCGCAGCCTGATCGAGGCCCATGGCGGAACGATCGGGATTGCCCCGGCCTCCGCCGGAGGGACGCGGGTCAATGTCGCGCTGCCGGTGTTTCAGCCGGCGTGA
- a CDS encoding muconate cycloisomerase family protein, with protein MTEATVERLRLFLIESPIKMARLQGVGNVKGTVKRVLLELTASDGVVGWGEAAPWEVFTGTPEAAFSALDIYLRPIVLGKPVRRIRALMAELDRALVGHAEAKVAIEMALLDIVGKSSGLSVADLLGGRVRDTIPLSFSIADPDFAADFERMRKMVPDGNLIYKVKTGVKPHREDLDHLEAIRNEFGDKVDLRVDYNQALAPFGAIKILRDVEQFAPTFIEQPVPRKYLDVMAQLTAALETPVLADESCFDRRDMMEVVRREAADAVSIKLMKAGGLFEAQAIMAIADIAGLPGYGGTLWEGGIGLAAGTQLIAATPGISLGCEFYMPHHVLTEDVLEERIANRGGHVVVPDGPGLGIRVSEASIRANARVLAEA; from the coding sequence ATGACCGAAGCGACCGTTGAACGTCTCAGGCTGTTCCTTATCGAAAGCCCGATCAAGATGGCCCGCCTGCAGGGCGTCGGCAACGTCAAGGGCACGGTGAAACGTGTCCTGCTCGAGCTCACCGCGAGCGACGGCGTGGTCGGCTGGGGCGAGGCCGCACCGTGGGAGGTGTTCACGGGAACGCCGGAAGCGGCGTTCTCCGCGCTCGACATTTATTTAAGGCCAATCGTGCTCGGCAAGCCGGTACGCCGCATCCGCGCGCTGATGGCCGAGCTCGACCGCGCGCTGGTCGGGCATGCCGAGGCGAAAGTCGCGATCGAGATGGCGCTGCTCGACATCGTCGGAAAATCGTCGGGACTATCGGTAGCCGACCTGCTCGGCGGCCGGGTGCGCGACACCATTCCCCTCTCCTTCTCGATCGCCGATCCCGATTTCGCGGCCGATTTCGAGCGCATGCGGAAAATGGTTCCGGACGGCAATTTGATCTACAAGGTCAAGACCGGCGTGAAGCCGCATCGCGAGGACCTCGACCATCTCGAGGCGATCCGCAACGAGTTCGGCGACAAGGTCGATCTGCGTGTCGACTACAACCAGGCCTTGGCGCCGTTCGGTGCCATCAAGATCCTGCGCGACGTCGAGCAGTTCGCGCCGACTTTCATCGAGCAGCCGGTGCCGCGCAAATATCTCGACGTGATGGCGCAGCTCACCGCGGCGCTGGAAACGCCCGTGCTCGCCGACGAAAGCTGCTTCGATCGCCGCGACATGATGGAGGTGGTGCGCCGCGAGGCGGCCGATGCCGTCTCGATCAAGCTGATGAAGGCCGGCGGCCTGTTCGAGGCCCAGGCGATCATGGCGATCGCCGACATTGCCGGCCTGCCCGGCTATGGCGGCACGCTGTGGGAGGGTGGCATTGGGCTGGCCGCAGGCACGCAGCTGATCGCGGCCACGCCGGGCATCTCACTCGGCTGCGAGTTCTACATGCCGCATCACGTGCTGACCGAGGACGTACTGGAAGAGAGAATCGCCAACCGCGGCGGTCATGTCGTGGTGCCGGACGGGCCCGGCCTCGGCATCCGTGTCAGCGAAGCCTCGATCCGCGCCAATGCGCGGGTGCTGGCGGAGGCGTAA
- the nudC gene encoding NAD(+) diphosphatase codes for MSAFDSFPLGQPAFVTNILDRAAHLRRDDEKLFAMEQKPSSRAYVVYRDSLLVKREGEQVRALLGLDEALKCGANPGTIFLGLRDGAAMFGMGLSQAAAEKLVGREDYTVTELRGMAMQGAIPPQELSAVAMAKSMVSWHQRHGYCANCGTRSAMKEGGWKRECPTCKAEHFPRTDPVVIMHVASGEKCLLGRQKQFPAGMYSCLAGFVEAAETIEDAVRREILEESGISCTDVQYYMTQPWPYPSSLMIGCSARALNEDIVVDHSELEDARWFTREEAALMLTRTHPDGLAGPHPFAIAHHLLGRWVHDKSGA; via the coding sequence ATGTCAGCATTCGACTCGTTTCCGCTGGGACAGCCGGCCTTCGTCACCAACATCCTCGATCGCGCCGCGCATCTGCGCCGCGACGACGAGAAGCTGTTCGCGATGGAGCAGAAGCCGTCGTCGCGCGCCTATGTCGTCTACCGCGACTCTCTGCTGGTGAAGCGCGAAGGCGAACAGGTGCGCGCGCTGCTGGGACTCGACGAGGCGCTGAAATGCGGCGCCAATCCCGGCACGATCTTCTTAGGCTTGCGCGACGGCGCCGCGATGTTCGGCATGGGTCTGTCGCAGGCCGCGGCCGAGAAACTGGTCGGGCGCGAGGACTACACCGTCACCGAGCTGCGCGGCATGGCGATGCAGGGTGCGATCCCGCCACAGGAGCTTTCGGCGGTCGCGATGGCGAAGTCGATGGTGAGCTGGCATCAGCGCCACGGCTATTGCGCCAATTGCGGCACACGCAGCGCGATGAAGGAAGGCGGCTGGAAGCGCGAATGCCCGACTTGCAAGGCCGAGCATTTTCCCCGCACCGATCCCGTGGTGATCATGCATGTCGCTTCCGGCGAGAAGTGCCTGCTCGGCCGCCAGAAGCAGTTTCCGGCGGGCATGTATTCCTGCCTCGCCGGCTTCGTCGAGGCCGCCGAGACCATCGAGGACGCGGTGCGCCGCGAGATCCTGGAAGAGTCCGGCATCAGCTGCACCGACGTGCAGTATTACATGACCCAGCCGTGGCCCTACCCGTCGTCGCTGATGATCGGCTGCAGCGCGCGGGCGCTGAACGAAGACATCGTCGTCGACCATTCCGAGCTGGAGGACGCGCGATGGTTCACGCGCGAGGAGGCGGCCCTGATGCTGACGCGGACGCATCCGGACGGGCTCGCCGGCCCGCATCCCTTCGCGATCGCCCATCATCTGCTCGGCCGCTGGGTGCACGACAAGAGCGGCGCTTGA
- a CDS encoding sterol desaturase family protein — translation MTRSINTPGHHRVHHACNPQCLDRNYGGILIVFDRLFGTFAERPGDQPLRFGLVGGTPSFNPIRIALGEWIAMLGDAWRARGTSAKLRVLFGPTGGEIPR, via the coding sequence GTGACCAGATCGATCAACACGCCCGGCCATCATCGCGTCCACCATGCCTGCAACCCGCAGTGCCTCGACCGGAACTATGGCGGCATCCTGATCGTGTTCGATCGCCTGTTCGGGACCTTTGCGGAGCGTCCCGGAGACCAGCCGCTTCGTTTCGGCCTCGTCGGCGGCACGCCGTCCTTCAATCCGATCCGGATAGCGCTGGGCGAATGGATCGCCATGCTTGGCGATGCCTGGAGAGCGCGCGGCACCAGCGCGAAGCTACGCGTGCTGTTCGGGCCGACGGGCGGCGAGATCCCCCGCTGA
- a CDS encoding Lrp/AsnC family transcriptional regulator: MTDVALQVPGTSRRLDAIDRKILMVLQDDASLSVAEIGDRVGLSSTPCWKRIQRLEADGVIIKRVALVDQNKIGLGISVFVSVESADHSDAWLKKFAEAVSAMPEVMEFYRMAGDVDYMLRVVVADMQAYDIFYKKLISAVPLKNVTSRFAMEKIKSVTTLPIPAVVTA, from the coding sequence ATGACTGATGTGGCCCTCCAGGTTCCCGGGACCAGCCGTCGCCTCGACGCCATCGACCGCAAGATTTTGATGGTTCTCCAGGACGATGCCTCCCTGTCCGTCGCCGAGATCGGCGACCGCGTCGGGCTGTCATCGACCCCTTGCTGGAAGCGCATCCAGCGGCTCGAGGCCGACGGCGTGATCATCAAGCGGGTGGCGCTGGTCGATCAGAACAAGATCGGCCTCGGCATCTCCGTGTTCGTGTCGGTGGAGAGCGCCGACCATTCGGACGCCTGGCTGAAGAAGTTCGCCGAGGCCGTCAGCGCGATGCCGGAAGTGATGGAATTCTACCGCATGGCCGGCGACGTCGACTACATGCTGCGCGTCGTGGTCGCGGACATGCAGGCCTATGACATCTTCTACAAGAAGCTGATCAGCGCCGTTCCGCTGAAGAACGTCACCTCGCGCTTTGCGATGGAGAAGATCAAGTCCGTGACCACGCTGCCGATCCCGGCGGTGGTTACGGCCTGA
- a CDS encoding methyl-accepting chemotaxis protein: MIVENDGLESLRQTTSKILVAALWLHVPISVTIGLALGKPWLIPAMFMAIFALAATLSWRLSGNGLSTRLVFSVALMSGVSMFTYQLEGNPWQIDMHMYFFAALACIVAYCDYRAIAAATVAVALHHIALNFLLPAAIYPGGSDFGRVVLHAVILLIEAGVLIALSHKLQELFETTAMKTAEAQAAMAAEARANNERSEVEQRAKDEREASKQRLASNFERSIGGIVQAVAVAASEVQQLSSAMSNNSTETARQTAAAASASNHASSNVETVAAATEELTASVGSITQQVARSAEIAAKAAGEARRTNEVVEGLAIGTQKIGEVVTLIQNIASQTNLLALNATIEAARAGEHGRGFAVVASEVKALANQTAKATEEISAQIQSIQGATSDAVNAIQAIGATIAEIDEISGQISTAVDQQGLATREIAGSLQQAATGTREVNDNIVGVSKASEQAGAAASKMHHAAAGLSSQSERLKAEVDEFLGSLRTA; this comes from the coding sequence ATGATTGTCGAGAACGACGGACTGGAATCGCTGCGACAGACCACCAGCAAGATCCTCGTCGCGGCGCTTTGGCTGCACGTGCCGATCAGCGTGACGATCGGGCTGGCGCTCGGCAAGCCCTGGCTCATCCCCGCGATGTTCATGGCCATCTTCGCGCTCGCCGCGACCCTGTCCTGGCGCCTGTCCGGCAACGGCCTTTCCACGCGCCTCGTGTTCTCCGTCGCACTGATGAGCGGCGTGTCGATGTTCACCTACCAGCTCGAGGGAAACCCCTGGCAGATCGACATGCACATGTACTTCTTCGCGGCGCTGGCGTGCATCGTCGCCTATTGCGATTACCGTGCAATCGCCGCGGCGACGGTTGCTGTGGCGCTGCATCACATCGCACTGAACTTCCTGCTGCCCGCGGCGATCTATCCCGGCGGCTCCGATTTCGGCCGCGTCGTGCTGCATGCGGTCATTCTGCTGATCGAAGCCGGCGTGCTGATCGCGCTGTCCCACAAGCTCCAGGAACTGTTCGAGACCACGGCCATGAAGACGGCCGAGGCACAGGCCGCGATGGCGGCGGAAGCGCGCGCGAACAACGAGCGTAGCGAGGTCGAGCAGCGCGCAAAGGACGAGCGCGAGGCCTCCAAACAGCGTCTGGCCAGCAATTTCGAGCGCAGCATCGGCGGCATCGTGCAGGCGGTGGCGGTTGCCGCCAGCGAAGTGCAGCAGCTGTCATCCGCGATGAGCAATAACAGCACCGAGACCGCGCGGCAGACCGCCGCAGCGGCCTCGGCGTCGAACCACGCCTCGAGCAATGTCGAGACGGTCGCTGCCGCAACCGAGGAGCTCACCGCGTCGGTCGGCAGCATCACCCAGCAGGTCGCCCGCTCCGCCGAAATCGCGGCCAAGGCCGCGGGCGAGGCCCGCCGCACCAATGAGGTGGTCGAGGGCCTCGCCATCGGCACGCAGAAGATCGGCGAGGTCGTCACCCTGATCCAGAACATCGCGAGCCAGACCAATTTGCTCGCACTGAACGCCACCATCGAGGCCGCCCGCGCCGGCGAACATGGTCGAGGATTTGCGGTGGTCGCGAGCGAGGTCAAGGCGCTGGCGAACCAGACCGCAAAAGCCACCGAGGAGATCTCGGCGCAGATCCAGAGCATCCAGGGCGCGACCAGCGATGCCGTCAACGCGATCCAGGCGATCGGCGCGACGATCGCCGAGATCGACGAGATTTCCGGCCAGATATCGACAGCGGTCGATCAGCAGGGGCTGGCGACGCGCGAGATCGCCGGCAGCCTGCAACAGGCCGCCACCGGCACGCGCGAAGTGAACGACAACATCGTCGGCGTCAGCAAGGCGTCCGAACAGGCCGGCGCCGCCGCCTCGAAGATGCACCATGCGGCCGCCGGACTGTCGTCGCAGTCCGAGCGTCTCAAGGCCGAGGTGGATGAATTCCTGGGGTCGCTGCGGACGGCGTGA
- a CDS encoding phosphomannomutase/phosphoglucomutase, which yields MFPKPKSVLLPNTYAFESEPMVKATGFREYDARWLFQKEINLMGIQALGMGLGALIAELGVNQEIVTGHDFRGYSASIKYALISGLMAAGCKVHDIGLAVTPMAYFAQFDLDVPCCAMVTASHNDNGWTGVKMGANRPLTFGPDEMTRLKEIVLNADFKNKAGGSYQFHENYPARYIADLTSRPKLTRKLKVVAACGNGTAGAFAPQVLEAIGCEVIPLDTELDYTFPKYNPNPEDMEMLHAIRDAVLQHKADVGLGFDGDGDRCGVVDNTGEEIFADKVGVMLARDMSAIHKDAQFIVDVKSTGLFITDPVLQKQGAKTTYWKTGHSYMKRRTHETGALAGFEKSGHFFFNKPYGRGYDDGLVSALAICDMLDRAPGKSMADLKNALPKTWSSPTMSPHCADEVKYGVIDQVVKHFEDLQAKGAKIGGQAIRDLVTVNGVRVTVEDGSWGLVRASSNKPELVVVVESPVSEQRMHDMFEMVNSVLRTHPEVGEYNQKI from the coding sequence ATGTTTCCCAAGCCGAAATCCGTATTGTTGCCCAACACCTACGCCTTCGAATCCGAGCCGATGGTGAAGGCCACGGGTTTCCGCGAATACGACGCGCGCTGGTTGTTCCAGAAGGAAATCAACCTGATGGGGATCCAGGCGCTCGGCATGGGGCTGGGTGCGCTGATCGCGGAGCTCGGCGTCAACCAGGAGATCGTCACCGGCCATGATTTCCGCGGCTATTCGGCCTCGATCAAATACGCGCTGATCTCCGGCCTGATGGCGGCCGGCTGCAAGGTACACGACATCGGGCTCGCGGTAACGCCGATGGCCTATTTCGCGCAGTTCGATCTCGACGTGCCCTGCTGCGCCATGGTCACCGCTTCGCACAACGACAATGGCTGGACCGGCGTGAAGATGGGTGCCAACCGCCCACTGACCTTCGGCCCCGACGAGATGACGCGGCTGAAGGAGATCGTGCTCAACGCCGATTTCAAGAACAAGGCCGGCGGCTCCTACCAGTTCCACGAAAACTATCCGGCGCGTTACATCGCCGATCTCACCAGCCGTCCGAAGCTGACGCGCAAGCTCAAGGTCGTCGCGGCCTGTGGCAACGGCACCGCCGGCGCATTCGCGCCGCAGGTGCTTGAAGCGATCGGCTGCGAGGTGATCCCGCTCGACACCGAGCTCGACTACACCTTCCCGAAATACAACCCCAATCCCGAAGACATGGAGATGCTGCACGCGATCCGCGACGCGGTGCTGCAGCACAAGGCCGATGTCGGCCTCGGCTTCGACGGTGACGGCGACCGCTGCGGCGTCGTCGACAACACCGGCGAGGAAATCTTCGCCGACAAGGTCGGCGTGATGCTGGCGCGCGACATGTCGGCGATCCACAAGGACGCGCAGTTCATCGTCGACGTGAAGTCGACCGGCCTGTTCATCACCGATCCGGTGTTGCAGAAGCAGGGCGCCAAGACCACCTATTGGAAGACCGGCCATTCCTACATGAAGCGCCGCACTCACGAGACCGGCGCGCTCGCCGGCTTCGAGAAGTCCGGCCATTTCTTCTTCAACAAGCCGTATGGACGCGGCTATGACGACGGCCTCGTCTCGGCGCTCGCGATCTGCGACATGCTCGACCGTGCGCCCGGCAAGTCGATGGCCGATCTGAAGAACGCGCTGCCGAAGACCTGGTCGTCGCCGACGATGTCGCCGCATTGCGCCGACGAGGTCAAATACGGCGTCATCGATCAGGTCGTGAAGCATTTCGAGGATCTACAGGCGAAGGGTGCGAAGATCGGCGGCCAGGCGATCCGCGATCTCGTCACCGTCAACGGCGTGCGGGTCACGGTTGAGGACGGCAGCTGGGGCCTGGTGCGCGCCTCCTCGAACAAGCCCGAGCTCGTCGTCGTGGTCGAGAGCCCGGTCTCCGAGCAGCGCATGCACGACATGTTCGAGATGGTGAACAGCGTGCTGCGCACCCATCCCGAAGTCGGCGAGTACAATCAGAAGATCTGA
- a CDS encoding HIT domain-containing protein, translated as MSEPAWSLHSRLKEDTIDIGDLPLSKVLVIKDAHYPWLLLVPRRADAVEIIDLDEVQQAQLMTEISRVSRALKEITQCDKLNIAALGNLVPQLHVHIIARRTGDAAWPRPVWGVMQPLAHDATEVQNFISALRKKIWLG; from the coding sequence ATGTCCGAACCCGCCTGGTCGCTGCACTCCCGCCTGAAAGAGGACACCATCGACATCGGCGATTTGCCGCTGTCGAAGGTGCTGGTCATCAAGGACGCGCATTATCCCTGGCTGCTACTGGTGCCGCGGCGCGCCGATGCGGTCGAGATCATCGATCTCGACGAGGTCCAGCAGGCGCAGCTGATGACGGAGATTTCCCGCGTCTCGCGCGCGTTGAAGGAGATCACCCAATGCGACAAGCTGAACATCGCGGCGCTCGGCAACCTCGTGCCGCAGCTTCACGTTCACATCATCGCGCGCCGCACCGGTGACGCCGCCTGGCCGCGACCGGTCTGGGGCGTGATGCAGCCTTTGGCGCATGATGCCACCGAAGTGCAGAATTTCATCAGCGCGCTTCGCAAGAAAATCTGGTTGGGTTGA